The following proteins are encoded in a genomic region of Acidobacteriota bacterium:
- a CDS encoding SCO family protein translates to MRYLTFLFISVFLFVACKSGTTATNGSASVERYPLKGKVISVDKAAKTANIQHEEIPGFMPAMTMDFLIKEDWVWEDLRPGSEIRAELVVDKHAKDPYWLEKIGISALPIPGQEAPPVNEDFAQIGKPVPDFSLTNQDGKRISIKDFKGKPLAITFIYAKCPLPEYCIKMSTNFSDVANQLMADPQRKDKFRLLSISFDPANDTPEKLRSYGLGYLGKDAKPDFSVWQLAVGKDEEVRKIADFFGLRYEIDPNDKTQFNHSLRTAVIGSDGNVRKILAGNKWTPGELLKELESADAPPQP, encoded by the coding sequence ATGCGATATCTTACATTTTTATTTATTTCCGTTTTCCTTTTTGTTGCGTGCAAATCAGGCACGACCGCGACCAATGGTTCGGCCTCGGTCGAGCGATATCCGCTGAAAGGCAAGGTCATTTCAGTAGATAAGGCTGCAAAAACAGCCAATATTCAGCACGAGGAGATTCCCGGATTTATGCCGGCGATGACGATGGATTTTTTGATCAAAGAGGATTGGGTATGGGAAGATCTGCGTCCCGGATCTGAGATCAGGGCCGAACTCGTGGTCGATAAACATGCCAAGGATCCGTATTGGCTCGAGAAGATCGGCATTTCCGCACTTCCGATCCCGGGGCAGGAAGCTCCGCCGGTGAATGAGGATTTCGCCCAGATCGGGAAGCCCGTGCCTGATTTTTCGCTTACAAATCAAGACGGCAAACGCATCTCGATCAAAGATTTTAAAGGCAAACCGCTTGCAATTACCTTCATCTACGCCAAATGCCCGTTGCCGGAATATTGCATCAAGATGTCAACGAATTTCAGCGACGTCGCCAACCAGTTGATGGCTGATCCTCAGCGTAAAGACAAATTCCGTCTTCTCAGCATCTCGTTCGATCCTGCCAACGACACGCCCGAAAAGCTGCGTTCATACGGCCTCGGCTATCTCGGCAAAGATGCAAAGCCCGATTTCTCGGTCTGGCAGCTCGCCGTCGGCAAGGACGAAGAAGTGCGAAAGATCGCCGATTTCTTCGGCCTGCGATATGAGATCGACCCGAACGACAAGACCCAATTCAATCACTCGCTCCGCACGGCGGTCATCGGCTCTGACGGCAACGTCAGAAAGATCCTTGCCGGAAACAAATGGACACCTGGCGAACTGCTCAAGGAGCTTGAATCGGCCGACGCACCGCCGCAGCCGTAA
- a CDS encoding S9 family peptidase, translating into MRKLLVRLSVVVLVFAVTASAQKRNITEKDLFDFAWVGDPQVSPDGSTVAFVKVTVNAAKTNYDTSIWSVSTSGNEEPRRITGGNRDTTPRWSPDGKSLVFVRSPETPAAGAAPQLFMLSMAGGDSWAFTSLPRGAGSPVWSPDGKWIAFGNSATTEDLARGNRPPSPDSRESDVRVITRAVYRADGGGYLDPTRPNHLWVIAAPKSPEEKPQPKQLTSGAFNEGGFVWSRDSARIYYTTNRTFEPYYDERPNTQIYSVPVMGGTQTLLTKIDMGVGGLVLSPDGSKFAFTASASQKPVLSYTQPDLWVLDVAANSQPKNLTTAFDYDIGGAVGGDNASPRAGGGGGPIWTADGKALIERYAKEGRANLGIFDAATGKMSDVTKGDQAILSYRPTPDAGKIVYTRSTPTVVTDLYILDRTSGSSKQLTKVNEALFAKLNLTEPDDVWYTSFDGKKIQTWVQKPPNFDPSKKYPVILNIHGGPHAAYGYVFDHEFQWMAAKGYIVIYPNPRGSTSYGQDFGNIIQHNYPGDDHKDLMLAVDEVIKRGYVDETKLGITGGSGGGVLTNWAVTQTNRFAAAVSQRDISDWANWWYTADFAQFQPSWFKGAPFEDVEGFRQRSAITHVAKIQTPMMFILGEADWRTPTGAGGEELFRALKYRRIPTVMVRFPNEGHELSRSGQPWHRIERLQHIVGWFDKWLMGTPKPEYEVAPVK; encoded by the coding sequence ATGCGAAAACTGCTGGTTCGTCTGTCCGTCGTAGTCCTTGTCTTTGCCGTCACTGCCTCCGCCCAAAAGCGAAACATCACTGAAAAGGACCTGTTCGATTTTGCGTGGGTCGGTGACCCTCAGGTCTCGCCTGACGGTTCGACCGTCGCCTTTGTAAAGGTGACGGTGAATGCCGCAAAGACAAATTACGACACGTCGATCTGGTCGGTCTCGACAAGTGGAAACGAAGAGCCTCGACGCATCACCGGCGGAAACCGCGATACTACGCCGCGTTGGTCGCCGGATGGCAAGTCGCTGGTGTTTGTCCGATCGCCCGAAACGCCAGCAGCCGGAGCGGCACCGCAGCTGTTTATGCTGTCGATGGCCGGCGGTGATTCGTGGGCATTTACGAGTCTGCCGCGTGGAGCCGGCAGCCCCGTTTGGTCGCCGGACGGCAAATGGATTGCCTTCGGCAACAGCGCGACGACTGAAGACCTGGCCCGCGGCAACAGGCCTCCTTCGCCGGACAGCCGCGAGAGCGATGTCCGTGTCATCACACGTGCCGTTTATCGTGCGGATGGAGGCGGGTATCTCGACCCGACCCGACCCAATCATCTGTGGGTGATCGCCGCCCCAAAAAGCCCCGAAGAAAAGCCGCAGCCAAAACAATTGACCAGCGGAGCCTTTAACGAAGGCGGCTTTGTCTGGTCACGCGACAGCGCCCGGATCTATTACACAACTAACCGCACTTTCGAGCCGTACTACGATGAGAGACCCAACACACAGATCTACTCTGTGCCGGTCATGGGCGGCACACAGACGCTGCTGACCAAGATCGACATGGGCGTCGGCGGCCTCGTCCTCAGTCCCGACGGCAGCAAATTCGCGTTCACTGCCTCGGCATCGCAAAAGCCGGTGCTTTCCTACACGCAGCCCGACCTATGGGTGTTAGACGTTGCCGCGAATTCACAGCCAAAGAATCTGACAACCGCGTTCGATTACGACATTGGCGGAGCGGTCGGTGGCGATAACGCATCGCCGCGGGCTGGCGGCGGAGGAGGCCCGATCTGGACCGCCGACGGAAAGGCGTTGATCGAACGCTACGCCAAAGAAGGCCGTGCGAATCTTGGCATCTTCGACGCCGCAACCGGCAAAATGAGCGACGTCACCAAAGGCGATCAGGCCATCCTGAGCTATCGGCCAACGCCTGACGCCGGCAAGATCGTCTACACGCGATCCACGCCAACAGTCGTCACCGATCTCTACATCCTCGACCGCACCAGCGGTTCGTCGAAACAGCTCACCAAAGTCAACGAGGCCCTGTTCGCGAAACTCAACCTTACCGAGCCGGACGATGTCTGGTACACGAGCTTTGACGGCAAGAAGATACAGACCTGGGTGCAGAAACCGCCCAATTTTGACCCGAGCAAAAAATATCCCGTGATCCTCAACATCCACGGCGGGCCGCACGCGGCTTACGGTTACGTATTCGATCACGAATTCCAATGGATGGCCGCCAAAGGCTATATCGTCATCTATCCAAACCCCCGCGGCTCAACGAGTTATGGGCAGGATTTCGGCAATATCATCCAGCACAATTATCCCGGCGACGATCACAAGGATCTCATGCTCGCCGTCGATGAGGTGATAAAACGCGGCTACGTCGATGAGACAAAGCTCGGCATCACCGGCGGCTCGGGCGGCGGCGTGCTGACCAATTGGGCAGTGACGCAAACCAACCGTTTTGCCGCTGCCGTCTCACAGCGTGACATCTCGGACTGGGCAAATTGGTGGTACACGGCCGATTTTGCGCAGTTTCAGCCAAGCTGGTTCAAGGGAGCACCGTTTGAGGATGTCGAGGGCTTTCGTCAGCGATCTGCGATCACGCACGTCGCCAAGATCCAAACACCGATGATGTTCATCCTAGGCGAGGCCGACTGGCGCACACCGACCGGAGCTGGCGGCGAAGAGCTCTTCCGCGCCCTAAAATACCGGCGCATTCCGACCGTCATGGTCCGCTTCCCAAACGAAGGCCACGAACTCTCACGCTCCGGCCAACCCTGGCACCGCATCGAACGGCTACAGCACATCGTCGGCTGGTTCGACAAATGGCTGATGGGAACGCCCAAGCCTGAATACGAGGTAGCACCGGTAAAATAG